A stretch of Gallus gallus isolate bGalGal1 chromosome 2, bGalGal1.mat.broiler.GRCg7b, whole genome shotgun sequence DNA encodes these proteins:
- the KBTBD2 gene encoding kelch repeat and BTB domain-containing protein 2 isoform X2 translates to MQLILQVDDVLQRCREYLIKKINAENCVRLLSFADLFSCEELKQSAKRMVEHKFTAVYHQEAFMQLSHDLLIDILSSDNLNVEKEETVREAAMLWLEYNTESRSQYLSSVLSQIRIDALSEVTQRAWFQGLPPNDKSVVVQGLYKSMPKFFKPRLGMTKEEMMIFIEAAAENPGSLYSSVCYSPQAEKVYKLCNPPADLHKVGTLVTPDNDIYIAGGQVPLKNAKTNHSKSSKLQAAFRTVNCFYWFDAQQNTWFPKTPMLFVRIKPSLVCCEGYIYAIGGDSVGGELNRRTVERYDTEKDEWTMVSPLPCAWQWSTAVAVHNCIYVMAHNLMYCYFPRSDAWVEMAMRQTSRCFASAAAFGDKIFYIGGLHIASNSGIRLPSSTVDGSSVTVEIYDVNKNEWRMAANIPAKRYSDPCVRAVVISNSLCVFIRETHMNERARYATYQYDLELDRWFLRQHISERVLWDLGKDFRCTVGKLYPSCLEESPWKPPTYLFSPDGADEFELDGEMVTLPPV, encoded by the coding sequence GTAGATGATGTGTTACAGCGGTGTAGAGAGTACTTAATCAAAAAAATTAATGCAGAAAATTGTGTGCGCCTGTTAAGTTTTGCTGATCTCTTCAGCTGTGAAGAGTTAAAACAGAGTGCTAAAAGAATGGTGGAGCACAAGTTCACAGCTGTGTACCACCAGGAGGCTTTCATGCAACTGTCACATGATCTACTGATTGATATTTTAAGCAGTGACAATTTAAATGTGGAAAAGGAGGAGACAGTTCGTGAAGCTGCTATGCTATGGCTGGAGTACAACACGGAATCACGGTCACAGTATTTGTCCTCAGTTCTTAGCCAAATCCGAATCGATGCACTTTCAGAAGTAACACAGAGAGCCTGGTTTCAGGGCTTACCACCCAACGATAAATCTGTGGTGGTACAAGGACTGTACAAATCTATGCCCAAGTTTTTCAAGCCCAGGCTTGGTATGACAAAAGAGGAGATGATGATATTCAttgaagctgctgctgaaaaccCTGGTAGTCTTTATTCTTCTGTCTGTTACAGCCCACAGGCAGAGAAAGTTTACAAGCTCTGCAATCCTCCTGCTGACTTGCATAAGGTTGGAACACTTGTAACTCCTGATAATGATATCTATATAGCAGGGGGGCAAGTTCctctgaaaaatgcaaaaaccAATCACAGTAAAAGCAGCAAGCTCCAGGCTGCCTTCAGAACTGTGAATTGCTTTTACTGGTTTGATGCACAGCAAAACACTTGGTTTCCAAAGACGCCGATGCTCTTTGTTCGTATAAAGCCATCCCTGGTCTGCTGTGAAGGATACATCTATGCAATTGGAGGCGACAGTGTCGGTGGAGAGCTCAACAGGAGAACTGTCGAAAGATACGACACTGAAAAGGATGAGTGGACCATGGTAAGCCCGTTGCCTTGTGCGTGGCAATGGAGCACAGCAGTAGCAGTGCACAACTGCATTTATGTAATGGCACACAACCTGATGTACTGTTACTTTCCCAGGTCAGATGCTTGGGTAGAAATGGCTATGCGACAAACAAGTAGATGTTTTGCTTCAGCCGCCGCTTTCGGTGATAAAATATTCTATATCGGAGGACTACATATTGCCAGCAATTCTGGCATAAGGCTCCCAAGTAGTACTGTGGATGGGTCTTCCGTAACTGTGGAAATCTACGACGTGAATAAAAACGAATGGAGGATGGCAGCTAATATCCCTGCCAAGCGCTATTCTGACCCATGCGTTAGAGCTGTTGTCATCTCTAACTCTTTGTGCGTCTTCATACGAGAAACCCACATGAATGAGAGAGCAAGATATGCCACCTATCAGTATGATCTGGAGCTGGATCGCTGGTTTCTAAGACAGCATATATCGGAACGTGTGTTGTGGGACTTGGGGAAAGACTTTCGGTGCACCGTAGGAAAGCTGTATCCATCTTGCCTTGAAGAGTCCCCATGGAAACCTCCAACATATCTCTTCTCACCAGATGGAGCGGATGAATTTGAGCTGGATGGGGAGATGGTTACTTTACCACCTGTATAG
- the KBTBD2 gene encoding kelch repeat and BTB domain-containing protein 2 isoform X1 gives MSTQDERQINSEYAVSLLEQLKFFYEQQLLTDIVLIVEGTEFPCHKMVLATCSSYFRAMFMSGLSESKQTHVHLRNVDAATLQIIITYAYTGNLAISDSTVEQLYETACFLQVDDVLQRCREYLIKKINAENCVRLLSFADLFSCEELKQSAKRMVEHKFTAVYHQEAFMQLSHDLLIDILSSDNLNVEKEETVREAAMLWLEYNTESRSQYLSSVLSQIRIDALSEVTQRAWFQGLPPNDKSVVVQGLYKSMPKFFKPRLGMTKEEMMIFIEAAAENPGSLYSSVCYSPQAEKVYKLCNPPADLHKVGTLVTPDNDIYIAGGQVPLKNAKTNHSKSSKLQAAFRTVNCFYWFDAQQNTWFPKTPMLFVRIKPSLVCCEGYIYAIGGDSVGGELNRRTVERYDTEKDEWTMVSPLPCAWQWSTAVAVHNCIYVMAHNLMYCYFPRSDAWVEMAMRQTSRCFASAAAFGDKIFYIGGLHIASNSGIRLPSSTVDGSSVTVEIYDVNKNEWRMAANIPAKRYSDPCVRAVVISNSLCVFIRETHMNERARYATYQYDLELDRWFLRQHISERVLWDLGKDFRCTVGKLYPSCLEESPWKPPTYLFSPDGADEFELDGEMVTLPPV, from the exons agctATGTTCATGAGTGGGCTAAGTGAAAGTAAACAAACACACGTGCACCTGAGGAATGTGGATGCAGCCACTTTACAAATCATAATAACTTACGCATACACGGGTAACTTGGCAATAAGTGACAGCACAGTAGAACAGCTTTATGAAACTGCCTGCTTCTTACAG GTAGATGATGTGTTACAGCGGTGTAGAGAGTACTTAATCAAAAAAATTAATGCAGAAAATTGTGTGCGCCTGTTAAGTTTTGCTGATCTCTTCAGCTGTGAAGAGTTAAAACAGAGTGCTAAAAGAATGGTGGAGCACAAGTTCACAGCTGTGTACCACCAGGAGGCTTTCATGCAACTGTCACATGATCTACTGATTGATATTTTAAGCAGTGACAATTTAAATGTGGAAAAGGAGGAGACAGTTCGTGAAGCTGCTATGCTATGGCTGGAGTACAACACGGAATCACGGTCACAGTATTTGTCCTCAGTTCTTAGCCAAATCCGAATCGATGCACTTTCAGAAGTAACACAGAGAGCCTGGTTTCAGGGCTTACCACCCAACGATAAATCTGTGGTGGTACAAGGACTGTACAAATCTATGCCCAAGTTTTTCAAGCCCAGGCTTGGTATGACAAAAGAGGAGATGATGATATTCAttgaagctgctgctgaaaaccCTGGTAGTCTTTATTCTTCTGTCTGTTACAGCCCACAGGCAGAGAAAGTTTACAAGCTCTGCAATCCTCCTGCTGACTTGCATAAGGTTGGAACACTTGTAACTCCTGATAATGATATCTATATAGCAGGGGGGCAAGTTCctctgaaaaatgcaaaaaccAATCACAGTAAAAGCAGCAAGCTCCAGGCTGCCTTCAGAACTGTGAATTGCTTTTACTGGTTTGATGCACAGCAAAACACTTGGTTTCCAAAGACGCCGATGCTCTTTGTTCGTATAAAGCCATCCCTGGTCTGCTGTGAAGGATACATCTATGCAATTGGAGGCGACAGTGTCGGTGGAGAGCTCAACAGGAGAACTGTCGAAAGATACGACACTGAAAAGGATGAGTGGACCATGGTAAGCCCGTTGCCTTGTGCGTGGCAATGGAGCACAGCAGTAGCAGTGCACAACTGCATTTATGTAATGGCACACAACCTGATGTACTGTTACTTTCCCAGGTCAGATGCTTGGGTAGAAATGGCTATGCGACAAACAAGTAGATGTTTTGCTTCAGCCGCCGCTTTCGGTGATAAAATATTCTATATCGGAGGACTACATATTGCCAGCAATTCTGGCATAAGGCTCCCAAGTAGTACTGTGGATGGGTCTTCCGTAACTGTGGAAATCTACGACGTGAATAAAAACGAATGGAGGATGGCAGCTAATATCCCTGCCAAGCGCTATTCTGACCCATGCGTTAGAGCTGTTGTCATCTCTAACTCTTTGTGCGTCTTCATACGAGAAACCCACATGAATGAGAGAGCAAGATATGCCACCTATCAGTATGATCTGGAGCTGGATCGCTGGTTTCTAAGACAGCATATATCGGAACGTGTGTTGTGGGACTTGGGGAAAGACTTTCGGTGCACCGTAGGAAAGCTGTATCCATCTTGCCTTGAAGAGTCCCCATGGAAACCTCCAACATATCTCTTCTCACCAGATGGAGCGGATGAATTTGAGCTGGATGGGGAGATGGTTACTTTACCACCTGTATAG